A genome region from Pseudoalteromonas tetraodonis includes the following:
- the serA gene encoding phosphoglycerate dehydrogenase, which translates to MSKVSLAKDKIKILLLEGVHQSAVETLKRNGYSNIDYVKTSLPEDELIERIKDVHFVGLRSRTHINESVLNAAEKLVAIGCFCIGTNQVDLNAARERGIAVFNAPFSNTRSVAELVLGEILLLLRGIPQRNAAAHRGGWLKTANGSFEARGKTLGIIGYGHIGTQLGIMAENIGMNVEYYDIEDKLSLGNATQVHNLTQLLQRADIISLHVPETPQTKNLIGTAELAVMKQGSILINASRGTVVDIDALAEALTEKKLSGAAIDVFPVEPKSNDEEFISPLREFDNVILTPHIGGSTQEAQENIGIEVAGKLAKYSDNGSTITAVNFPEVSLPELANRSRLLHVHHNRPGVLTQINQAFAQHGINIAAQYLQTDEAIGYVVIDVDTDHSEVALKELSAVEGTIRARILH; encoded by the coding sequence ATGAGTAAGGTATCGTTAGCAAAAGACAAAATTAAAATTCTCTTGCTTGAAGGTGTTCATCAAAGCGCTGTTGAAACGCTAAAACGTAACGGTTATAGCAATATCGACTACGTTAAAACATCGCTACCTGAGGACGAGCTTATTGAGCGCATTAAAGATGTGCACTTTGTGGGGCTGCGTTCTCGTACTCATATTAATGAATCGGTATTAAATGCAGCTGAAAAACTGGTTGCTATCGGTTGTTTTTGTATTGGTACCAACCAAGTAGATTTAAACGCAGCACGTGAGCGCGGTATTGCAGTATTTAATGCCCCGTTTTCAAATACTCGCTCTGTAGCTGAGCTTGTACTAGGTGAAATACTGCTTTTATTACGTGGTATTCCACAGCGAAATGCCGCTGCGCACCGTGGTGGCTGGTTAAAAACAGCCAATGGCTCGTTTGAAGCGCGCGGTAAAACCTTAGGTATTATTGGCTACGGTCACATTGGTACTCAGTTGGGTATTATGGCTGAAAATATTGGTATGAACGTGGAGTATTACGACATTGAAGACAAACTGTCTTTAGGTAATGCGACACAAGTACATAACTTAACGCAGCTATTGCAACGCGCTGATATTATTAGCTTGCACGTACCTGAAACACCGCAAACTAAAAACCTGATTGGCACGGCTGAATTGGCGGTAATGAAGCAAGGCTCTATTTTAATTAACGCTTCACGTGGTACTGTCGTTGATATTGACGCCCTAGCAGAAGCGCTAACAGAGAAAAAACTCAGCGGCGCAGCAATTGACGTATTCCCAGTTGAACCTAAATCTAACGATGAAGAATTTATCTCGCCACTGCGTGAATTCGACAACGTTATTTTAACGCCGCATATAGGTGGTTCTACTCAAGAAGCACAAGAGAACATTGGTATTGAAGTAGCGGGTAAACTCGCTAAGTACTCAGATAACGGCTCAACTATTACCGCAGTTAACTTCCCTGAAGTATCATTGCCAGAGCTTGCTAATCGCAGCCGCTTGTTACACGTGCATCACAACCGCCCTGGCGTGCTAACGCAAATTAACCAAGCGTTTGCTCAGCACGGTATTAACATTGCCGCACAGTACTTACAAACCGATGAAGCAATTGGTTACGTGGTTATTGATGTAGACACCGATCACTCAGAAGTCGCACTTAAAGAGCTCAGTGCGGTTGAAGGTACAATTAGAGCGCGTATTCTTCACTAA
- the metK gene encoding methionine adenosyltransferase: MAKHLFTSESVSEGHPDKIADQISDAVLDAILEQDSHARVACETYVKTGMVMVGGEITTSAWVDIEEITRKTVREIGYTHSDMGFDADSCAILNTIGKQSPDINQGVDRTSPEEQGAGDQGLMFGYACNETEVLMPAPITYSHRLVQRQAQVRKSGELNWLRPDAKSQVTFAYENGKPVGIDAVVLSTQHSEDVSQSDLVEAVMETIIKPVLPAELITSATKFFINPTGRFVIGGPMGDCGLTGRKIIVDTYGGMARHGGGAFSGKDPSKVDRSAAYAARYVAKNIVAAGLADKCELQVSYAIGVAEPTSISVETFGTGKLEEARLIELIREHFDLRPYGLIQMLDLERPIYLPTAAYGHFGRDEFPWERTDKADALRAAAGL; the protein is encoded by the coding sequence ATGGCAAAACATTTATTTACTTCTGAATCTGTTTCTGAAGGTCATCCGGATAAAATCGCCGATCAAATTTCTGATGCGGTACTTGATGCTATCCTAGAGCAAGACTCTCATGCCCGTGTAGCGTGTGAAACTTACGTTAAAACCGGTATGGTTATGGTTGGTGGTGAAATCACGACTAGCGCATGGGTTGATATCGAAGAAATTACACGTAAAACAGTACGTGAAATTGGTTACACACATTCAGACATGGGCTTTGATGCCGATTCGTGTGCAATTTTAAACACGATTGGTAAACAGTCTCCTGACATTAACCAAGGTGTTGACCGTACAAGCCCTGAAGAGCAAGGCGCTGGCGACCAAGGCCTAATGTTTGGTTACGCATGTAACGAAACTGAAGTATTAATGCCTGCTCCAATTACTTATTCTCACCGTTTAGTACAACGCCAAGCACAAGTACGTAAAAGCGGCGAGCTTAACTGGTTGCGTCCAGATGCAAAATCACAGGTTACGTTTGCATACGAAAATGGCAAGCCAGTAGGCATTGATGCCGTTGTACTTTCTACTCAGCACAGCGAAGATGTATCGCAAAGTGATTTAGTAGAAGCGGTAATGGAAACGATTATTAAGCCAGTACTTCCTGCTGAGCTGATTACTAGTGCCACTAAATTCTTTATTAACCCAACTGGTCGTTTTGTAATTGGTGGACCAATGGGTGACTGTGGTTTAACTGGTCGTAAAATCATTGTAGATACCTACGGTGGCATGGCTCGTCACGGTGGTGGTGCTTTCTCTGGTAAAGATCCATCAAAAGTTGACCGCTCAGCGGCTTATGCTGCACGTTATGTTGCTAAAAACATTGTTGCTGCTGGCCTTGCTGACAAGTGTGAACTTCAGGTGTCTTATGCTATTGGTGTTGCAGAGCCAACATCTATCAGTGTTGAAACATTTGGCACAGGTAAATTAGAAGAAGCGCGTTTAATCGAACTTATTCGTGAACACTTTGACTTACGCCCTTACGGCCTAATTCAAATGCTTGATCTTGAGCGCCCTATTTATCTTCCAACAGCGGCTTACGGCCACTTTGGCCGTGATGAATTCCCATGGGAACGCACAGATAAAGCAGACGCACTTCGCGCAGCAGCTGGCCTGTAA
- the rpiA gene encoding ribose-5-phosphate isomerase RpiA: MTQDELKKAAAWAALEFVKENTIVGVGTGSTVNHFIDALGTVKDTIVGAVSSSEASTARLKELGIEVFELNDVDALDVYVDGADEINALNEMIKGGGAALTREKIVAAVAKQFVCIVDDTKLVDTLGDFPLPVEVIPMARSYVARELLKLGGDPVYRQGVVTDNGNVILDVHNLKITHAKQLETQINQIVGVVTNGLFAERGADKVIIGTKNGPQIK, encoded by the coding sequence ATGACACAAGATGAATTAAAAAAAGCAGCTGCATGGGCTGCACTGGAGTTTGTAAAAGAAAACACCATAGTGGGTGTTGGTACAGGCTCAACCGTTAATCATTTTATTGATGCTTTAGGCACAGTAAAAGACACCATCGTTGGTGCAGTATCTAGTTCAGAAGCGTCTACAGCACGTTTAAAAGAACTTGGTATAGAAGTATTTGAGCTAAATGATGTTGATGCTCTGGATGTATACGTTGATGGCGCAGATGAAATTAACGCTCTAAACGAAATGATTAAAGGCGGTGGTGCAGCGCTCACCCGTGAAAAAATAGTAGCGGCAGTGGCTAAACAGTTTGTGTGTATTGTTGATGACACCAAACTAGTCGATACCTTAGGGGATTTCCCGCTGCCAGTTGAAGTTATTCCGATGGCGCGCAGCTATGTTGCCCGCGAATTATTAAAACTTGGCGGTGATCCTGTGTATCGCCAAGGTGTTGTAACCGATAACGGCAACGTTATTTTAGATGTACATAATTTAAAAATTACCCATGCTAAACAGCTTGAAACACAAATAAATCAAATTGTTGGCGTAGTCACCAACGGCCTATTTGCAGAGCGCGGTGCTGATAAAGTGATTATCGGCACAAAAAATGGGCCACAAATTAAATAG
- the tkt gene encoding transketolase translates to MPSRKELANAIRVLSMDAVQKAKSGHPGAPMGMADIAEVLWRDYLKHNPTNPEWADRDRFILSNGHGSMLIYSLLHLSGYDLPLDEIKNFRQMHSKTPGHPEYGYAPGIETTTGPLGQGITNAVGMAIAEKALAAQFNREGHDIVDHHTYAFMGDGCLMEGISHEACSLAGTLGLGKLVAFWDDNGISIDGEVEGWFSDDTPARFKAYGWHVISDVDGHDSDAVSAAIAEAKSVTDKPTLICCKTIIGYGSPNKSGSHDCHGAPLGDDEIKASREFLGWTGDAFEIPEDIYAQWDNKEKGQQLEASWDEKFAAYEKAYPELAAEYKRRTHSELPADWAEKSQAYIEELQANPANPASRKASQNALNAFGPLLPEFMGGSADLAGSNLTIWDGSKGLTADDASGNYIYYGVREFGMSAIMNGIALHKGFIPYGATFLMFMEYARNAVRMAALMKQPSIFVYTHDSIGLGEDGPTHQPVEQIASMRLTPNLYNWRPCDQVESAIAWQQAIERKDGPTSLIFTRQGLEQQARDAQQLSDVKKGGYILSCDGNPELILIATGSEVQLAQDSAKELRGQGKKVRVVSMPCTDAFEDQSPEYKESVLPASVSRRVAIEAGIADYWYKYVGLNGAVVGMTTFGESAPANELFEFFGFTVENVVNKANALF, encoded by the coding sequence ATGCCATCTCGCAAAGAACTTGCAAATGCTATTCGCGTCTTGTCAATGGACGCAGTACAAAAGGCCAAATCTGGTCACCCTGGAGCCCCTATGGGCATGGCTGATATCGCAGAAGTATTATGGCGCGATTATCTAAAACATAACCCAACAAATCCAGAGTGGGCTGACCGAGATCGATTTATACTCTCAAATGGTCACGGTTCAATGCTAATTTATTCTCTACTGCATTTAAGTGGTTATGACTTGCCACTGGACGAAATTAAAAACTTCCGCCAAATGCATTCTAAAACACCAGGCCATCCAGAATATGGATACGCGCCAGGAATTGAGACCACTACGGGCCCATTAGGTCAAGGGATCACAAATGCGGTAGGTATGGCGATTGCTGAAAAAGCATTAGCAGCGCAGTTTAACCGTGAAGGCCATGACATTGTTGATCACCACACGTATGCGTTTATGGGTGATGGTTGTTTGATGGAAGGTATTTCTCATGAAGCATGCTCACTAGCCGGTACATTAGGCCTAGGCAAATTAGTGGCATTTTGGGATGACAACGGCATTTCAATCGACGGTGAAGTTGAAGGTTGGTTTAGTGATGATACCCCAGCACGTTTTAAAGCATACGGCTGGCATGTAATTAGTGACGTTGATGGCCATGATAGCGATGCAGTAAGTGCAGCAATTGCAGAAGCTAAAAGCGTGACTGATAAGCCAACACTAATTTGTTGTAAAACTATTATTGGTTACGGCTCACCTAATAAATCAGGTAGCCACGATTGTCACGGTGCACCACTAGGTGATGACGAAATTAAAGCGTCTCGCGAGTTTTTAGGTTGGACGGGCGATGCATTTGAAATCCCTGAAGATATTTATGCACAGTGGGATAACAAAGAAAAAGGCCAACAGCTTGAAGCAAGCTGGGACGAAAAATTTGCCGCATATGAAAAAGCATACCCAGAGCTTGCAGCAGAATACAAACGCCGTACACATTCAGAATTACCAGCTGACTGGGCTGAAAAATCACAAGCGTACATTGAAGAGCTGCAAGCAAACCCAGCAAACCCAGCATCACGTAAAGCGTCGCAAAATGCATTAAATGCGTTTGGCCCGTTACTACCTGAATTTATGGGTGGTTCTGCCGATTTAGCGGGTTCAAACTTAACAATTTGGGATGGCTCTAAAGGCTTAACTGCTGATGATGCAAGTGGTAACTACATTTACTACGGTGTACGTGAGTTTGGTATGTCGGCCATTATGAACGGTATTGCACTGCATAAAGGCTTTATTCCTTACGGTGCAACGTTCTTAATGTTTATGGAATACGCACGCAACGCGGTACGTATGGCTGCATTAATGAAGCAACCAAGCATTTTTGTATACACGCACGATTCAATTGGTTTAGGTGAAGATGGTCCAACTCACCAACCAGTTGAGCAAATTGCCAGCATGCGTTTAACGCCTAACCTATACAACTGGCGCCCATGTGACCAAGTTGAGTCAGCAATTGCATGGCAACAAGCTATTGAACGTAAAGACGGTCCTACATCATTAATCTTTACTCGCCAAGGCTTAGAGCAGCAAGCTCGTGATGCCCAGCAATTAAGCGACGTTAAAAAGGGTGGTTACATCTTAAGTTGTGACGGCAATCCAGAGCTTATTTTGATTGCAACGGGTTCTGAAGTACAGCTAGCGCAAGACTCTGCGAAAGAGCTACGTGGGCAGGGTAAAAAGGTACGTGTTGTATCTATGCCATGTACTGATGCGTTTGAAGACCAATCGCCTGAGTACAAAGAAAGCGTATTACCAGCAAGCGTTTCACGTCGCGTAGCGATTGAAGCGGGTATTGCTGATTACTGGTACAAGTATGTAGGCCTAAATGGCGCCGTAGTTGGTATGACCACCTTTGGTGAGTCGGCACCGGCAAACGAGCTATTTGAGTTCTTCGGCTTTACGGTAGAAAATGTAGTTAACAAAGCAAACGCATTGTTTTAA
- the hpf gene encoding ribosome hibernation-promoting factor, HPF/YfiA family, whose protein sequence is MKINLSGHHVDVTDSIKEHINEKFSKVASHFPSLISLDIILSKEHHKFQAEISTNYEGARISVKGENEVMYPAISSAAKKLDAALKHRKGQIKANLHEKPVSTTPEIAHEIIQEMDLN, encoded by the coding sequence ATGAAAATTAATCTTTCTGGTCACCATGTTGACGTTACTGATTCTATTAAAGAACACATTAACGAAAAGTTCTCAAAAGTCGCGAGCCATTTTCCATCATTGATATCTCTAGATATTATTCTTTCAAAAGAGCATCATAAGTTCCAAGCAGAAATTAGCACAAATTATGAAGGTGCGCGTATATCGGTAAAAGGGGAAAACGAAGTTATGTATCCTGCTATTTCCAGCGCAGCTAAAAAACTCGATGCCGCACTAAAGCATCGTAAAGGGCAAATAAAAGCGAACTTACATGAAAAGCCTGTAAGTACCACACCTGAAATAGCACACGAAATCATCCAAGAGATGGATTTAAATTAA
- a CDS encoding vWA domain-containing protein, whose protein sequence is MLVQFFFTLRKYRLPVSLRELLDLINALKQGVVFADVDAFYHLARTIMVKDETHFDRFDKAFSDYFSGIADLDLLESLKQQHNLPEDWLRKEFEKHLSDEEKAQLKAMGGLDELMKTLKERLEEQQKRHAGGNKWVGTGGTSPFGAYGYNPEGIRIGQDGNRNRQAVKVWDKREYRNLDSDREIGSRTIKLALKKLRKFARTGASDTLDLNETIRATAKQGGMLDVKMAPERHNAVKVLMLFDIGGSMDDYIHTCEELFSAAHSEFKHLEFYYFHNCLYEHVWQDNQRRHSNVIDTMTLINKFTSDYKVIFVGDATMGPYEIAYPGGSVEHWNEESGSAWLARITNHFDKVAWLNPQPVEHWPYYQSIDFIKQLMNNRMYPLSLDGISSAIKELS, encoded by the coding sequence ATGTTGGTACAGTTTTTTTTCACGCTACGCAAATACCGCTTACCCGTGAGTCTGCGCGAACTGCTCGATTTAATAAACGCTTTAAAACAAGGTGTTGTATTTGCTGATGTAGACGCCTTTTATCATTTAGCGCGCACTATTATGGTAAAAGACGAAACGCACTTTGATCGATTTGATAAAGCCTTTAGCGATTACTTTAGCGGTATTGCCGACTTAGACCTGCTCGAGAGCTTAAAACAGCAGCACAACTTACCTGAAGATTGGTTGCGTAAAGAGTTTGAAAAGCACCTAAGCGATGAAGAAAAAGCTCAACTAAAAGCCATGGGCGGGCTAGACGAGCTGATGAAAACTCTTAAAGAGCGTTTAGAAGAACAGCAAAAACGCCACGCTGGCGGCAATAAGTGGGTAGGTACCGGCGGCACCTCGCCTTTTGGGGCATACGGCTATAACCCTGAGGGCATACGCATTGGTCAAGACGGCAACCGCAATCGCCAAGCGGTAAAAGTGTGGGATAAGCGCGAATACCGTAACCTCGATTCTGACCGCGAAATTGGCTCACGCACTATAAAGCTGGCCCTTAAAAAACTACGCAAATTTGCCCGCACTGGCGCAAGCGACACCCTTGATTTAAACGAAACCATACGCGCGACCGCCAAACAAGGTGGCATGCTCGATGTAAAAATGGCACCCGAGCGCCACAATGCAGTAAAAGTATTGATGCTGTTTGATATTGGCGGCTCAATGGATGACTACATTCATACCTGTGAAGAACTATTTAGCGCCGCCCACAGCGAATTTAAACATTTAGAGTTTTACTACTTTCATAACTGTTTATACGAACATGTTTGGCAAGATAACCAACGCCGCCACTCAAACGTTATTGACACCATGACGCTGATCAACAAGTTTACCAGCGACTACAAAGTTATATTTGTCGGTGATGCCACTATGGGCCCGTATGAAATTGCCTATCCTGGCGGCTCAGTAGAACATTGGAATGAAGAATCCGGCAGCGCGTGGTTGGCACGAATCACTAATCACTTTGATAAAGTCGCGTGGCTCAACCCACAACCGGTTGAACACTGGCCGTATTATCAATCAATTGATTTTATAAAGCAGCTAATGAACAACCGCATGTACCCGCTGAGTTTAGATGGAATAAGTAGCGCGATAAAAGAGCTGAGTTAA
- a CDS encoding 5-formyltetrahydrofolate cyclo-ligase, with protein sequence MSNNRAQIRLDIRKARNNLSKNQQEIAAHSLKLNFIQYIKSQKTAKKKHIAIYLSNDGELDTSLLINELWSIEQHVYLPVIHPFNGANLLFQRYEKNSPMRANRYGILEPKLNCSQICPLPALDYLLMPLVAFDKFGNRLGMGGGFYDRSLARLHEENWQQPQLIGLAHECQQVDKLPIESWDVPLKTIITPNKTYCW encoded by the coding sequence ATGAGCAATAATCGCGCACAAATAAGACTCGATATTCGTAAAGCACGGAATAATCTATCAAAAAACCAGCAAGAAATAGCGGCCCACTCGCTTAAATTGAATTTTATTCAATATATAAAAAGCCAAAAAACAGCTAAAAAAAAACATATCGCCATTTATTTAAGCAATGATGGCGAATTAGATACCTCATTGTTAATTAATGAATTATGGAGCATTGAACAGCATGTTTACTTACCTGTAATTCACCCTTTCAACGGGGCTAATTTACTATTTCAACGATATGAAAAAAACTCACCCATGAGAGCAAACCGCTATGGTATCTTGGAGCCTAAGCTGAACTGCTCTCAAATATGCCCATTGCCAGCGCTTGATTATCTACTTATGCCACTTGTTGCATTTGATAAATTTGGTAATCGCCTTGGAATGGGGGGTGGGTTTTACGATAGAAGCTTGGCACGTTTACACGAAGAAAACTGGCAGCAACCACAACTTATTGGCCTAGCACACGAATGCCAACAAGTGGATAAGCTCCCAATTGAATCGTGGGATGTGCCTCTTAAAACTATTATTACACCCAATAAAACCTACTGTTGGTAA
- the radA gene encoding DNA repair protein RadA, translating into MAKAAKVEFVCTECGMNYQRWQGQCRCGAWNTLAEFKPSAGQSKKVAARASVGGYAGGIGGGSKKINEVATSEAEKQLTEIGELDRVLSGGVTTGSVNIISGDPGAGKTTLLSDLVARMSQRMPSLYCTAEESLSQFKNRVNRLKLNYNEDELYLLSETSVETIIEELDKNKIKFAVIDSIQAVVTDTANGSPGSPSQVKSAAQALTQYCKQNDVTMFIIAHVNKNNEIAGPQTLVHIVDALLHIDTNDGQVRTLRANKNRFGDIDTVGIFKMCERGMLSVDNPSEIFLSGSTTESPGSTITCIRKGNRNLLLEIQCLTTETEAEFPQRVCVGLNMNRIKMLTGILRKHTKTKIFHDTFFNIVGGLKIDESETCIDLALVTALLSSLNEFVVPRTTCIMGELSLNGDVRPIDSGVPRVKEAAQHGFTEIFIPFRNYHKSMEGLGAKITPVKTVHELLSLIN; encoded by the coding sequence ATGGCTAAAGCGGCAAAAGTAGAGTTTGTTTGTACAGAATGTGGCATGAACTATCAACGCTGGCAAGGTCAGTGTCGCTGCGGTGCGTGGAACACATTAGCAGAGTTTAAACCTTCTGCAGGGCAAAGCAAAAAAGTAGCAGCTCGTGCAAGTGTCGGTGGCTACGCCGGTGGTATTGGCGGTGGCTCTAAAAAAATTAATGAGGTAGCAACCTCAGAGGCAGAAAAACAGCTTACTGAAATTGGCGAACTTGACCGTGTACTAAGCGGCGGTGTAACCACCGGCTCGGTTAATATTATTTCTGGCGATCCGGGGGCGGGTAAAACCACACTACTATCGGATTTAGTGGCAAGAATGTCTCAGCGCATGCCATCGCTTTATTGTACTGCTGAGGAGTCTTTGTCGCAGTTTAAAAACCGAGTAAACCGTTTAAAACTTAACTATAACGAAGATGAGCTCTATTTACTTTCTGAAACCAGTGTTGAAACCATTATTGAAGAGCTGGATAAAAACAAAATTAAGTTTGCCGTTATCGACTCTATTCAAGCCGTGGTCACCGACACCGCTAATGGTAGCCCTGGCTCACCCTCGCAAGTAAAAAGTGCCGCTCAAGCGCTAACCCAATATTGTAAGCAAAACGATGTCACTATGTTCATTATTGCTCACGTAAATAAAAATAATGAAATAGCTGGCCCGCAAACATTAGTGCATATTGTTGATGCACTGTTACATATTGATACCAACGATGGTCAAGTGCGTACGCTGCGTGCTAATAAAAATCGCTTTGGTGATATAGATACTGTGGGCATTTTTAAAATGTGTGAACGCGGTATGCTCAGTGTGGATAACCCCAGCGAAATTTTCTTATCCGGTTCAACCACTGAATCACCGGGGTCGACGATTACCTGTATTCGTAAAGGTAATCGTAATTTACTACTCGAAATTCAATGTTTAACCACTGAAACAGAAGCAGAATTTCCACAGCGAGTATGTGTTGGTTTAAATATGAACCGGATTAAAATGCTCACCGGTATTTTACGTAAACACACTAAAACTAAAATATTTCACGATACGTTTTTTAATATTGTGGGTGGCCTAAAAATTGACGAATCAGAAACCTGTATTGATTTAGCGCTTGTTACTGCACTTTTAAGTAGTTTGAACGAGTTTGTTGTACCTCGAACCACCTGTATTATGGGGGAGCTAAGTTTAAACGGTGATGTGCGTCCAATCGACAGTGGTGTACCCCGTGTTAAAGAAGCGGCGCAACATGGGTTTACTGAAATATTTATCCCATTTCGTAACTACCATAAATCGATGGAAGGGCTGGGTGCTAAAATAACGCCAGTTAAAACAGTGCACGAGCTACTGAGTTTAATTAACTAG
- the ppnP gene encoding pyrimidine/purine nucleoside phosphorylase: MPKFDNVSVVKKANVYFDGKVSSRTVLLGNGEAKTLGFMQPGEFEFNTNQKECMELLAGQWDVLLPGESEWKTFNAGESFNVDANVSFHVKVSDFADYCCSYTD, from the coding sequence ATGCCAAAGTTCGATAACGTTAGTGTGGTTAAAAAAGCCAATGTGTATTTTGATGGCAAAGTATCAAGTCGTACTGTGCTTTTAGGAAATGGTGAAGCGAAAACCTTGGGTTTTATGCAACCCGGTGAATTTGAGTTTAATACTAACCAAAAAGAGTGTATGGAGTTGTTAGCAGGGCAGTGGGATGTGTTATTACCAGGTGAAAGCGAGTGGAAAACATTTAATGCGGGTGAGTCATTTAATGTTGATGCTAATGTCAGCTTCCATGTAAAAGTAAGTGATTTTGCTGATTATTGCTGTTCATACACCGATTAA
- a CDS encoding NRAMP family divalent metal transporter → MQYTQSTWKSRLGALGPGILMATAAIGGSHLVASTQAGALFGWQLFWLIVVVNVLKYPFFRFGMEYTLATKNSLVEGYKNQGPGYFYSFIALNIIAAVVNTAGVLLLTASLLHYALPISIPVTLLCWVILAVCLIILLLGHFKALDNVAKAIMGLLSIATITALVIAINNGPVAPVNYVGPSPYELAMLGFMVALMGWMPAPIEISALSSLWLKEKQAQQSVTKNQGLFDFNLGYWLTAGLALVFFSLGALVQYGQNSNIELGGVAFAKQLIDMYASTIGEWARPLVSAIAFLCMFGTTLTVLDGYARTLNESHKLLGFKQSKHSLNTWLILQALAGMAVILFFKSALGPMLTFAMTLAFVTTPVFAWLNFSLVRSEPAIKHSLLLRSLTWLGLVYLVGFAVAFVVWKLM, encoded by the coding sequence ATGCAATACACACAAAGCACATGGAAGTCTCGGTTAGGGGCGCTCGGCCCGGGTATTTTAATGGCCACCGCTGCCATTGGTGGCTCACACTTAGTTGCATCGACCCAAGCTGGCGCATTATTTGGCTGGCAGCTATTTTGGCTTATTGTGGTGGTTAACGTTTTAAAGTATCCGTTTTTTCGTTTTGGTATGGAATACACACTCGCCACCAAAAATAGTTTAGTAGAAGGGTATAAAAACCAAGGGCCTGGGTATTTTTACAGTTTTATTGCTCTGAATATTATCGCCGCTGTGGTAAATACTGCGGGCGTATTGCTGCTTACGGCGAGCTTATTACACTACGCATTACCTATTAGCATTCCTGTTACCTTATTGTGTTGGGTAATATTGGCCGTGTGTTTAATTATATTATTACTGGGGCATTTTAAAGCGCTCGATAACGTAGCAAAAGCTATTATGGGGCTACTTTCTATAGCAACCATCACTGCATTGGTTATTGCTATAAATAACGGCCCAGTAGCGCCTGTAAACTACGTTGGCCCCTCACCATATGAACTTGCCATGTTAGGCTTTATGGTTGCCTTAATGGGCTGGATGCCAGCGCCCATTGAAATATCGGCACTGAGCTCGTTGTGGCTTAAAGAAAAACAAGCTCAGCAAAGTGTGACTAAAAACCAAGGCTTATTCGATTTTAATCTAGGTTATTGGTTAACCGCCGGGCTTGCGCTGGTATTTTTTAGTTTAGGTGCGTTAGTGCAATATGGGCAAAACAGTAATATAGAGCTCGGTGGTGTAGCGTTTGCTAAACAGCTGATTGATATGTACGCATCAACAATAGGCGAGTGGGCAAGGCCTTTGGTATCAGCCATCGCGTTTTTGTGTATGTTTGGCACCACACTCACCGTACTTGACGGTTACGCCCGCACACTTAACGAATCACACAAATTACTTGGTTTTAAGCAATCTAAACACAGCTTAAATACGTGGCTTATACTGCAAGCATTGGCCGGTATGGCGGTTATTTTATTTTTTAAATCAGCCCTTGGCCCTATGCTTACCTTTGCAATGACACTTGCTTTTGTAACCACACCGGTTTTTGCATGGCTTAACTTCAGCCTAGTGCGCTCAGAGCCCGCGATTAAACACAGTCTACTTTTGCGTAGCTTAACGTGGTTAGGTTTAGTGTACTTGGTTGGTTTTGCTGTAGCGTTTGTGGTTTGGAAGTTGATGTGA